In the genome of Cutibacterium equinum, one region contains:
- a CDS encoding heavy metal translocating P-type ATPase codes for MTAATINEQDEEKPVLHPPVQLQIGGMTCAACAHTIEKRLARIDGVHASVNFVSERATVTGIDVEDAIAAVKDVGYTAAELSDVDLTAEAQRRITMLRRRLIVAVLLTLPLMDIGLVLALEPQLRFPAWDWLLLVVSLPVVLWSAWPFHKAAWLNLRHGVTSMDTLVSLGVLSSFGWSFISILIGAQDNEGYWLGYGITPAGADTLYLDVAAGVTCFLLAGRYFEARAKRSARSVLTALGQLAAKDARVLRDGVETIVPIETLHKGDLFVTLAGETLAADGQIVEGSSSIDTSMMTGEPMPVDATVGSMVLGGTMNLTGRVVARATAVGARTQLSQMAVIAEEAQARKANVERLVDKVVEIFVPAVLAVVVLTFFGWWIAGAGIRHALSAALCVLIIACPCALGLATPTALMVGVGRGGQLGILIKGPEALEASGRIDTVVFDKTGTLTTADMTLTERVAVAGHDLEQAHRCAAALDQHSTHPVARAIVAAFEGTIPQCPSPHTVAGRGAEGKVDGHEVMVGNPVFLTEAGITIPDDLTTVVEQAAEAGRSTVLVAIDGQASAAFVVSDTVKPEAPEVIARLTQMGLRTVLLTGDSKAAAHAVASELGIDEVLADVLPTEKATVIDRLRDEGRVVAMVGDGINDAAALASSDLGLAMVTGTDIAMRSADIICVRHHLGVVPDAIGLSRRTLRTIRGNLAWAFIYNIAAIPIAAAGLLNPLISGLAMSLSSLFVVIHSLRLRNFGTPS; via the coding sequence ATGACGGCGGCGACGATCAACGAGCAGGATGAGGAGAAACCTGTTCTCCATCCCCCGGTTCAGCTCCAGATCGGCGGAATGACCTGCGCCGCCTGCGCCCACACCATCGAGAAGCGCTTGGCCCGTATCGACGGGGTGCACGCCAGCGTCAACTTCGTCTCTGAGCGGGCGACGGTGACGGGCATCGACGTCGAGGACGCCATTGCTGCGGTCAAGGATGTCGGCTACACCGCCGCTGAGCTGTCTGACGTCGATCTGACGGCTGAGGCCCAGCGGCGCATCACAATGCTGCGACGCCGTCTCATCGTCGCCGTCCTGCTGACCTTGCCCCTCATGGACATCGGATTGGTCCTGGCCCTCGAGCCGCAGTTGCGCTTCCCCGCCTGGGACTGGCTCCTCCTTGTCGTCTCCTTGCCGGTGGTGCTGTGGTCGGCATGGCCCTTCCACAAGGCTGCGTGGTTGAACCTGCGCCACGGTGTGACCTCCATGGACACCCTGGTGTCGCTGGGTGTGTTGTCGTCTTTCGGATGGTCGTTCATCTCCATCCTCATCGGCGCCCAGGACAACGAGGGGTACTGGCTGGGCTACGGCATCACCCCTGCCGGGGCCGACACCCTCTACCTCGACGTCGCCGCCGGGGTGACATGCTTCCTGCTGGCCGGGCGCTATTTCGAGGCCCGGGCCAAGAGGTCGGCTCGCTCTGTCCTGACGGCCTTGGGGCAGTTGGCTGCCAAGGATGCGCGCGTGCTGCGCGATGGGGTCGAGACCATCGTCCCCATCGAGACCTTGCACAAGGGTGACCTCTTCGTCACCTTGGCTGGTGAGACCCTCGCTGCTGACGGGCAGATCGTCGAAGGGTCGTCGAGTATTGACACCTCGATGATGACTGGCGAGCCGATGCCGGTCGACGCCACCGTCGGGTCGATGGTTCTGGGCGGAACGATGAATCTCACGGGGCGGGTCGTGGCGAGAGCGACGGCGGTGGGAGCCCGCACCCAGCTCTCCCAGATGGCAGTCATTGCCGAGGAGGCCCAGGCCCGCAAGGCCAACGTCGAGCGTCTGGTCGACAAGGTCGTCGAGATTTTCGTGCCGGCCGTACTGGCCGTTGTCGTCCTCACCTTCTTCGGGTGGTGGATCGCCGGGGCCGGTATCCGCCACGCCTTGTCCGCAGCCCTGTGCGTGCTCATCATCGCCTGTCCCTGCGCACTGGGCCTGGCCACTCCCACCGCGCTCATGGTCGGGGTGGGACGCGGGGGGCAGTTGGGAATCCTCATCAAGGGTCCCGAAGCTCTGGAGGCGTCAGGACGCATCGACACCGTCGTGTTCGACAAGACCGGCACTCTCACCACCGCAGACATGACCCTGACCGAACGGGTCGCCGTCGCCGGACACGACCTCGAACAGGCTCACCGCTGTGCCGCTGCCCTGGATCAGCACTCGACTCACCCGGTGGCCAGGGCCATCGTCGCCGCGTTCGAGGGCACCATTCCACAGTGCCCCAGCCCACACACCGTCGCCGGACGCGGCGCCGAGGGCAAGGTCGACGGACATGAGGTCATGGTCGGCAATCCTGTCTTCCTCACCGAGGCCGGCATCACCATTCCCGACGACCTCACCACTGTTGTCGAACAGGCTGCTGAGGCCGGACGCTCCACCGTCCTGGTCGCGATCGACGGCCAGGCATCGGCAGCTTTCGTCGTGTCTGACACCGTCAAGCCCGAGGCTCCTGAAGTCATCGCCCGGCTCACGCAGATGGGGCTGCGGACCGTCCTGCTCACCGGGGATTCGAAGGCTGCCGCGCACGCCGTCGCATCCGAGCTGGGTATCGACGAGGTGCTCGCCGACGTTCTGCCGACCGAGAAAGCCACAGTCATCGACAGGTTACGAGACGAGGGCCGGGTCGTGGCCATGGTCGGTGACGGCATCAACGATGCCGCTGCCCTGGCCAGCTCTGATCTCGGGCTGGCGATGGTCACCGGCACCGACATTGCGATGCGGAGCGCCGACATCATCTGTGTGCGTCACCATCTCGGGGTCGTCCCGGACGCCATCGGGCTGTCACGGCGCACCCTGCGCACCATCCGTGGCAACCTCGCATGGGCCTTCATCTACAACATCGCGGCCATCCCGATCGCTGCCGCCGGACTGCTCAACCCACTCATATCAGGCCTAGCCATGAGCCTGTCCAGCCTCTTCGTCGTCATCCATTCACTGAGACTTCGCAACTTCGGCACACCCAGTTAA
- the lipA gene encoding lipoyl synthase: MSVEADGRKLLRVEVKNSQTPIEDKPRWIRTRATMGPEYRDMRRRMLDGDLHTVCQEAGCPNIFECWEDREATFLIGGDHCTRRCDFCQIESAKPEGYDTDEPRRVAESVKQMGLRYATVTSVCRDDLEDEGAWLCAETIRQIHQVNPGVGVEMLAQDFSGKQDLLDVVFDAHPEVFGHNLETVPRIFKRIRPGFRYDRSLAVLNSAHEAGLITKSNLILGMGETREEISEAMQALHDANTDLLTITQYLRPNAYLHPIDRWVTPQEFDELAEEAREIGFVGVMSGPLVRSSYRAGRLYRQAVEARGEKPVTIVTGYRDGEKPAPFAAKD; the protein is encoded by the coding sequence GTGAGTGTCGAAGCAGACGGTAGAAAGCTCCTGCGAGTCGAGGTCAAGAACTCCCAGACCCCCATCGAGGACAAACCCCGCTGGATCCGTACCCGGGCCACGATGGGCCCCGAGTACCGCGACATGCGACGCCGAATGCTCGACGGTGATCTTCACACGGTGTGCCAGGAGGCTGGTTGCCCCAACATCTTCGAGTGCTGGGAGGACCGCGAGGCCACCTTCCTCATCGGCGGAGACCACTGCACCCGTCGTTGCGACTTCTGCCAGATCGAGTCTGCCAAGCCGGAGGGCTACGACACCGACGAGCCTCGCCGCGTCGCCGAGTCCGTCAAGCAGATGGGACTGCGCTACGCCACCGTCACCTCGGTCTGCCGTGACGACCTCGAGGACGAGGGCGCCTGGCTGTGCGCCGAGACCATCCGCCAGATTCACCAGGTGAACCCCGGAGTCGGCGTCGAGATGCTGGCCCAGGACTTCTCCGGCAAGCAGGATCTCCTCGATGTCGTCTTTGATGCGCATCCGGAGGTCTTCGGGCACAACCTCGAGACGGTCCCCCGGATCTTCAAGCGCATTCGCCCTGGATTCCGCTATGACCGCTCGCTGGCCGTCCTCAACTCCGCCCACGAAGCCGGTCTCATCACCAAGTCGAACCTCATCCTCGGCATGGGAGAGACCCGCGAGGAGATCTCAGAAGCCATGCAGGCCCTTCATGACGCCAACACTGACTTGCTGACGATCACCCAGTACCTGCGTCCGAATGCCTACCTGCACCCCATCGATCGTTGGGTGACTCCCCAGGAGTTCGACGAGTTGGCCGAGGAAGCCCGCGAGATCGGATTCGTCGGCGTCATGAGTGGCCCGCTGGTGCGCTCCTCGTATCGTGCCGGACGTCTCTACCGTCAGGCCGTGGAGGCTCGCGGGGAGAAGCCGGTCACCATCGTGACCGGGTACCGGGACGGGGAGAAGCCGGCGCCGTTCGCCGCCAAGGACTGA
- a CDS encoding leucyl aminopeptidase, whose product MRGILVANSTELPVCPRPDLKVSRNANGADVVIAGLAEGSQGPVVQGLAPRAVKEAEETFGAPLAEVAIRAGGSTTLGSTVVLPWSGYSLVLVGCGTEGLDGEDLRKAAGAGARAAAALSHGTPLKVAVDMGINSAEQVRIAAEGALLGCYKVPAVTSNHDGPEVSTVTIVSNARGAKPELDKARILADAVYTARDWVDAPANLLYPKTFATSAQSWCKDLKDVTVEVLDEKALVRGGFGGILAVGGGSARSPRLVRVEYAPEGATTTLALVGKGITFDSGGLNIKTADGMYTMKCDMGGAAAVLAAVGAIARLGLNVRVIAYGCLAENMPSGSAWRPSDVVTIYGGKTVENGNSDAEGRIVMADGLARACEDEPDFLVDIATLTGACMVALGNHTAGVMTSGAQAADTLLDASEAAGEDFWELPITAEVRDALHSDVADVKSTAAREGGAMYAAAFLQSCVTPGLDWAHLDIAGPAYNNAKPHDYIPIQGTGFGVRTLVQLAANLAD is encoded by the coding sequence ATGAGAGGAATCCTCGTGGCCAACAGCACCGAGCTACCCGTATGTCCCCGTCCCGATCTCAAGGTCTCCCGCAACGCCAACGGCGCCGACGTCGTGATTGCCGGCCTGGCCGAGGGCTCCCAGGGCCCCGTCGTCCAGGGGCTTGCACCGCGCGCCGTCAAGGAGGCCGAGGAGACGTTCGGTGCTCCGCTGGCCGAGGTTGCCATCCGCGCTGGCGGCTCGACGACACTCGGGTCCACCGTGGTGCTGCCATGGTCTGGATACAGCCTCGTCCTGGTCGGCTGCGGAACCGAGGGATTGGATGGTGAGGACCTTCGCAAGGCTGCCGGCGCCGGTGCACGCGCCGCCGCTGCCCTATCCCATGGCACCCCCCTCAAGGTGGCCGTCGACATGGGAATCAACTCGGCAGAGCAGGTTCGTATCGCTGCCGAGGGTGCCCTGCTCGGCTGTTACAAGGTGCCGGCCGTGACCTCGAATCACGATGGCCCCGAGGTCTCCACCGTGACCATTGTCTCGAATGCCCGCGGCGCCAAGCCCGAGCTCGACAAGGCCCGAATCCTCGCCGACGCCGTCTACACCGCCCGTGACTGGGTGGACGCCCCGGCCAATCTGCTCTACCCCAAGACCTTCGCCACCTCGGCGCAGTCGTGGTGCAAGGACCTCAAGGACGTCACCGTCGAGGTTCTCGACGAGAAGGCTCTGGTTCGCGGCGGTTTCGGGGGCATCCTGGCCGTCGGCGGAGGTTCAGCTCGCTCCCCGCGCCTGGTCCGTGTCGAATACGCCCCGGAAGGCGCCACCACTACCTTGGCCCTGGTCGGCAAGGGCATCACCTTCGACTCCGGCGGCCTCAACATCAAGACCGCTGACGGCATGTACACCATGAAGTGCGACATGGGCGGTGCTGCTGCCGTGCTCGCCGCGGTGGGTGCGATCGCGCGTCTGGGCCTCAATGTCCGCGTCATCGCCTACGGATGTCTGGCTGAGAACATGCCGTCCGGATCGGCATGGCGTCCCTCTGACGTCGTCACCATCTACGGAGGCAAGACCGTCGAGAACGGCAACTCCGACGCCGAGGGCCGCATCGTCATGGCTGATGGCCTGGCTCGCGCCTGCGAGGATGAGCCGGACTTCCTCGTCGACATCGCCACCCTGACCGGTGCCTGCATGGTCGCTCTCGGTAACCACACTGCCGGAGTGATGACCTCCGGCGCGCAGGCTGCCGACACCCTTTTGGATGCCTCCGAGGCTGCTGGGGAGGACTTCTGGGAGCTTCCCATCACCGCTGAGGTCCGCGATGCCCTGCACTCCGACGTCGCAGACGTCAAGTCCACCGCTGCTCGCGAGGGTGGCGCGATGTACGCCGCCGCCTTCCTGCAGAGCTGCGTGACCCCCGGACTCGATTGGGCCCACCTCGACATCGCCGGCCCGGCCTACAACAACGCCAAGCCGCACGACTACATCCCGATCCAAGGAACCGGATTCGGAGTGCGTACCTTGGTTCAGCTCGCCGCCAATCTGGCCGACTGA
- a CDS encoding cytochrome c oxidase assembly protein, giving the protein MLVTHTTRARATGPLLAVTGVVMAVVAAVIGRLRPLETRLLGRENPDVLTSVLHAVVGTLSWAALMWTLAELIRATLCSPRRDLVDPTHTRGQRAWLAAQMWALLALLMIPLESADSAGLTFEQAIVDLPTYITSTPSVAAWLVVAVLGLLVALLALLTTHLGGLVMATLVTVLAALPVPVTGAISVGLNHDFATDAGALAAVGMTIAAACVLVEILDGPSPAVTRRLSWLERIGVIIALAGGIVVTWQGQAGQSWLSDRWGVARIVLLIAATVWVALSWVPRSRIRAWLRFAMVVVAVTIRGASPQLIPPRYLIGQTPAVNYLGYELPSAPTTGVLLAPGRPNIGFWTLSILAIAGYLVAVRVLKHRGQAWSAARIGSWIGAWVVVIYLASAGLWEYSSMQFSWHMLVHMIFNMLVPALLVLGAPVTLMRQVLRTGEQINDGFNGPHDCLMAVLEWRPTTMLFGPFAAWIIFIASFYVVYFTPIFGYLMRYHWGHQWMLLHFLMAGFMLFEYVIGLDDLPASLPHIGRLGFVITAMPFHSFFAVITMNAHQVIGKDFYQALSIPWVANLSDDQNLGGQITWATGEIPMALVLIALCVQWFVSDRRDQRRVDASEDASLDESLAAYNDMLAQMAGQQVKPHDGQDPS; this is encoded by the coding sequence ATGTTGGTGACGCACACCACCCGCGCCCGTGCCACGGGACCGCTGCTGGCGGTCACGGGTGTCGTCATGGCCGTCGTCGCCGCCGTGATCGGCCGGCTTCGCCCCCTGGAGACTCGTCTGTTGGGCAGGGAGAATCCGGATGTCCTCACCAGCGTCCTTCACGCCGTCGTCGGGACTCTTTCGTGGGCTGCTTTGATGTGGACCCTGGCCGAACTCATCCGCGCCACCTTGTGTTCACCTCGTCGCGACCTCGTCGACCCCACTCACACTCGTGGCCAGCGAGCCTGGCTGGCAGCCCAGATGTGGGCGCTGCTGGCCCTGCTCATGATTCCGCTGGAGTCCGCTGACTCCGCCGGTTTGACCTTCGAGCAGGCCATCGTCGACCTGCCGACCTACATCACCTCGACTCCCTCGGTGGCCGCCTGGCTCGTCGTCGCCGTGCTGGGCCTGCTGGTCGCCTTGCTGGCGTTGCTCACCACTCATCTGGGTGGCCTCGTCATGGCGACCTTGGTGACGGTCCTTGCCGCCTTGCCGGTTCCGGTCACCGGAGCCATCTCAGTAGGTCTCAACCATGATTTCGCCACCGATGCCGGGGCTCTTGCCGCCGTCGGCATGACGATCGCGGCAGCGTGCGTTCTCGTCGAGATCCTCGATGGACCCAGCCCCGCTGTCACCCGCCGACTGTCCTGGCTGGAGCGCATCGGAGTCATCATCGCCCTGGCCGGGGGAATCGTCGTCACCTGGCAGGGTCAGGCCGGGCAATCCTGGCTGTCTGACCGGTGGGGGGTGGCTCGGATAGTCCTGTTGATCGCGGCGACGGTCTGGGTGGCACTCAGCTGGGTGCCTCGGTCTCGGATACGGGCGTGGCTCCGTTTCGCGATGGTCGTCGTCGCCGTGACCATCAGGGGAGCCAGCCCGCAGCTCATTCCCCCTCGCTACCTCATCGGGCAGACCCCGGCGGTCAATTACCTCGGCTACGAATTGCCATCGGCACCCACCACCGGCGTGTTGCTGGCCCCGGGGCGTCCCAACATCGGTTTCTGGACCCTGTCGATCCTGGCCATTGCGGGATACCTCGTCGCAGTGAGGGTTCTCAAGCATCGCGGCCAAGCATGGTCGGCTGCCCGTATCGGTTCCTGGATCGGGGCATGGGTCGTCGTGATCTATCTGGCCAGCGCCGGGCTGTGGGAGTACTCCTCGATGCAGTTCAGCTGGCACATGTTGGTCCACATGATCTTCAACATGCTGGTACCCGCCTTGCTGGTGCTGGGAGCGCCGGTGACCCTCATGAGGCAGGTGTTGCGAACCGGCGAACAGATCAATGACGGCTTCAATGGCCCCCACGACTGCCTCATGGCAGTCCTGGAATGGCGTCCGACTACGATGCTCTTCGGCCCATTCGCAGCCTGGATCATCTTCATCGCCAGCTTCTACGTGGTGTACTTCACCCCGATCTTTGGTTACCTCATGCGCTACCACTGGGGGCACCAGTGGATGTTGCTGCACTTCCTCATGGCCGGGTTCATGCTCTTCGAGTACGTCATCGGCCTGGACGACCTGCCTGCCTCCCTGCCCCACATCGGCCGGCTCGGCTTCGTCATCACGGCGATGCCCTTCCACTCCTTCTTCGCCGTCATCACGATGAATGCTCACCAGGTCATCGGCAAGGACTTCTATCAGGCCCTGTCAATCCCGTGGGTGGCCAATCTGAGTGACGACCAGAACCTCGGCGGCCAGATCACCTGGGCGACCGGCGAGATTCCGATGGCCCTGGTACTCATCGCCCTGTGCGTGCAATGGTTCGTCTCGGATCGACGCGACCAGCGCCGGGTGGATGCCTCCGAAGATGCCAGTCTCGATGAGTCCCTGGCCGCCTACAACGACATGTTGGCCCAGATGGCTGGTCAGCAGGTCAAGCCGCACGATGGGCAGGACCCGTCATGA
- a CDS encoding DUF4191 domain-containing protein, producing the protein MPRSQAAKELAAKQKAQAKAEKERRKNSDNPKDWSTRKQLAETFKLTRQVDPQLLWWVIGAFVLGVVVFTVIGLLITDLWWVWLIVGIFAGAAAAMWAFQWRAKRSMYARFKGQTGSAEVALSLLDKKKWTCSPAIAFTRQQDVVHRAVGPAGIVLIGEGHGNGLRNLLATETKRHEQVAYGTPVTSLVMGDGKGEVPLEDLDKHIKKLPKALNTSQVDEVVNRLKALDAMRPRVPLPKGPMPNSMKGARAAMRGR; encoded by the coding sequence ATGCCCAGGAGCCAGGCAGCCAAGGAACTCGCCGCCAAGCAGAAGGCACAGGCCAAGGCTGAGAAGGAGCGTCGCAAGAACTCCGACAACCCCAAGGACTGGAGCACCCGCAAGCAGCTCGCCGAGACCTTCAAGCTGACTCGCCAGGTTGATCCCCAGCTCCTGTGGTGGGTCATTGGCGCTTTCGTCCTGGGCGTCGTCGTGTTCACCGTCATCGGCCTCCTCATCACTGACCTGTGGTGGGTCTGGCTCATCGTCGGAATCTTTGCCGGCGCCGCTGCGGCGATGTGGGCCTTCCAGTGGCGCGCCAAGCGTTCCATGTACGCCCGGTTCAAGGGCCAGACCGGGTCCGCCGAGGTCGCCTTGTCCCTGCTGGACAAGAAGAAGTGGACCTGCTCCCCGGCGATTGCCTTCACCCGTCAACAGGACGTCGTGCATCGCGCTGTCGGCCCGGCCGGAATCGTGCTCATCGGCGAAGGGCACGGCAACGGTCTGCGCAATCTGCTGGCCACCGAGACCAAACGTCACGAGCAAGTCGCCTACGGCACCCCGGTGACCTCCCTCGTCATGGGCGATGGCAAGGGTGAGGTCCCACTGGAGGACCTTGACAAGCACATCAAGAAGCTGCCCAAGGCTCTCAACACCAGCCAGGTCGACGAAGTTGTCAACCGACTCAAGGCCCTCGACGCCATGCGCCCGCGTGTGCCGCTGCCCAAGGGCCCCATGCCCAACTCCATGAAGGGCGCCCGCGCCGCCATGCGGGGACGCTGA
- the lipB gene encoding lipoyl(octanoyl) transferase LipB, producing MAPKGWVDHPAGLEFEYLGIADNPPVRTEYNECWAHQRDVHAEVSSHQRPNTVIYVEHDPVYTAGRRTRPEAYPFDGTPVVPVDRGGEITWHGPGQLVGYPIVFLQRGIGVVDYVRRVEESIIRLVAEYGLKAGRVPGRTGVWFPSDGLGPERKVCAIGIRVSRQTALHGFALNIDPDTAGFDNIIPCGISDADVTSMGRELRRLHGPDAQVPSMLEVAGKLEPILTEMMSFQLYEMSPDIPRREHPAFLHPMS from the coding sequence ATGGCCCCCAAGGGATGGGTGGACCATCCTGCTGGCCTGGAGTTCGAATACCTGGGCATCGCCGACAACCCGCCGGTTCGCACCGAGTACAACGAGTGCTGGGCCCACCAGCGTGACGTCCACGCCGAGGTCTCGAGCCACCAGCGCCCCAACACGGTCATCTACGTCGAGCACGATCCCGTCTACACTGCGGGACGACGCACCCGTCCGGAGGCCTACCCCTTCGACGGGACCCCTGTGGTTCCGGTCGATCGCGGCGGTGAGATCACCTGGCACGGTCCGGGCCAGCTCGTCGGCTACCCCATCGTCTTCCTGCAGCGCGGCATCGGCGTCGTGGACTACGTGCGTCGCGTCGAGGAGTCGATCATCCGCCTTGTCGCCGAGTACGGTTTGAAGGCCGGTCGTGTCCCCGGACGCACCGGGGTCTGGTTCCCCTCTGACGGTCTCGGGCCAGAGCGCAAGGTCTGTGCCATCGGCATCCGGGTCTCCCGTCAGACGGCGCTGCACGGATTCGCCCTCAACATCGACCCTGACACCGCAGGGTTTGACAACATCATTCCGTGCGGCATCTCCGACGCCGACGTCACGAGCATGGGACGCGAGTTGCGACGTCTGCACGGCCCTGACGCGCAGGTGCCATCCATGCTGGAGGTGGCGGGCAAACTTGAACCCATCCTCACCGAGATGATGTCCTTCCAGCTCTACGAGATGAGCCCGGACATCCCGCGTCGGGAGCACCCAGCGTTCCTGCACCCGATGTCGTGA
- the sucB gene encoding 2-oxoglutarate dehydrogenase, E2 component, dihydrolipoamide succinyltransferase, which translates to MSTEVTLPALGESVTEGTVSRWLKAVGDTVEADEPLLEVSTDKVDTEVPSPASGTLLEIKVPEDEDAEVGAVLAIIGDPSESGSAPAEAPSGQDEAPKPTPEPEPAAEDKPAPATPAAGGAASGVEVTLPALGESVTEGTVSRWLKAVGDTVEADEPLLEVSTDKVDTEVPSPASGTLLEIKVPEDEDAEVGAVLAIIGDPSESGSAPAEAPSGQDEAPKPTPEPEPAAEDKPAPATPAAGGAASGVEVTLPALGESVTEGTVSRWLKAVGDTVEADEPLLEVSTDKVDTEVPSPASGTLLEIKVPEDEDAEVGAVLAIIGDPSAASAPEPTAPKAEPAEQAEPEPVRSKAEEAPAPAPAAAKPAEAPKPAGANEVAPRATNPSSDVYVTPLVRKLAKENNVDLSTITGTGVGGRIRKQDVLAAAGKSPEAPAPAPAPTAVAAPDTPKPAGSARKASQEVSPEAAALRGTTEKMSRLRKVIASRMVESLQVSAQLTATVEVDMTAISRIRKAEKAAFKAREGVGLSYLPFITKAVVEALKANPTFNANIDTEAGTITYGASENIGIAVDTPRGLLVPVIKNAGDLNIAGLAHQIGDLAARTRDNKVTPDELAGGTFTITNYGSAGALFDTPIVNQPEVAILGTGALVKRPVVVTNEFGEDTIAIRDMMYLSLSYDHRLIDGAVAARFLSGIKARLEEGDFAGEF; encoded by the coding sequence ATGTCGACCGAAGTCACTCTTCCCGCACTGGGCGAGTCCGTCACCGAAGGCACCGTGTCCCGCTGGCTCAAGGCCGTCGGAGACACCGTCGAGGCTGACGAACCCCTCCTCGAGGTGTCCACCGACAAGGTCGACACCGAGGTCCCCTCCCCTGCCTCCGGCACCCTGCTCGAGATCAAGGTCCCCGAGGACGAAGACGCCGAGGTCGGCGCCGTCCTGGCCATCATCGGCGACCCCTCCGAGTCTGGTTCCGCCCCGGCTGAGGCCCCCAGCGGACAGGACGAGGCTCCGAAGCCGACCCCTGAGCCTGAACCGGCTGCCGAGGACAAGCCCGCTCCGGCCACTCCCGCCGCTGGTGGCGCTGCCAGCGGTGTCGAGGTCACTCTTCCCGCACTGGGCGAGTCGGTCACCGAAGGCACCGTGTCCCGCTGGCTCAAGGCCGTCGGAGACACCGTCGAGGCTGACGAACCCCTCCTCGAGGTGTCCACCGACAAGGTCGACACCGAGGTCCCCTCCCCTGCCTCCGGCACCCTGCTCGAGATCAAGGTCCCCGAGGACGAAGACGCCGAGGTCGGCGCCGTCCTGGCCATCATCGGCGACCCCTCCGAGTCTGGTTCCGCCCCGGCTGAGGCCCCCAGCGGACAGGACGAGGCTCCGAAGCCGACCCCTGAGCCTGAACCGGCTGCCGAGGACAAGCCCGCTCCGGCCACTCCCGCCGCTGGTGGCGCTGCCAGCGGTGTCGAGGTCACTCTTCCCGCACTGGGCGAGTCGGTCACCGAAGGCACCGTGTCCCGCTGGCTCAAGGCCGTCGGAGACACCGTCGAGGCTGACGAACCCCTCCTCGAGGTGTCCACCGACAAGGTCGACACCGAGGTCCCCTCCCCTGCCTCCGGCACCCTGCTCGAGATCAAGGTCCCCGAGGACGAAGACGCCGAGGTCGGCGCCGTCCTGGCCATCATCGGCGACCCCTCCGCCGCGTCGGCCCCTGAGCCCACCGCCCCGAAGGCTGAGCCTGCCGAGCAGGCCGAGCCCGAGCCGGTGCGGAGCAAGGCCGAGGAGGCCCCGGCCCCCGCTCCGGCCGCCGCCAAGCCCGCTGAGGCCCCGAAGCCGGCTGGCGCCAACGAGGTCGCCCCACGTGCCACCAACCCGTCCTCCGACGTCTACGTCACCCCGCTGGTGCGCAAGCTGGCCAAGGAGAACAACGTCGACCTGTCCACCATCACCGGAACCGGCGTCGGCGGCCGCATTCGCAAGCAGGACGTCCTGGCCGCTGCTGGCAAGTCGCCCGAGGCCCCGGCACCCGCCCCGGCCCCAACCGCTGTGGCTGCCCCGGATACCCCGAAGCCCGCTGGTTCGGCTCGCAAGGCATCCCAGGAGGTGTCCCCGGAAGCTGCCGCCCTGCGTGGCACCACCGAGAAGATGAGCCGCCTGCGCAAGGTCATCGCCTCCCGCATGGTGGAGTCCCTGCAGGTGTCCGCCCAGCTCACTGCCACCGTCGAGGTGGACATGACGGCCATCTCCCGGATCCGCAAGGCCGAGAAGGCTGCCTTCAAGGCTCGCGAGGGAGTTGGTCTGTCCTACCTGCCCTTCATCACCAAGGCTGTCGTCGAGGCTCTCAAGGCCAACCCGACGTTCAACGCGAACATCGACACCGAGGCCGGGACGATCACCTACGGGGCTTCGGAGAACATCGGTATCGCCGTCGACACGCCGCGCGGCCTGCTGGTGCCGGTCATCAAGAATGCCGGCGACCTCAACATCGCCGGGCTGGCTCACCAGATTGGCGACCTCGCTGCTCGCACCCGCGACAACAAGGTCACCCCTGACGAGTTGGCTGGTGGCACCTTCACCATCACCAACTACGGCTCGGCTGGCGCCCTCTTCGACACCCCGATCGTCAACCAGCCCGAGGTTGCCATCCTCGGCACCGGTGCCCTGGTCAAGCGCCCGGTCGTCGTCACCAACGAGTTCGGAGAGGACACCATCGCCATCCGCGACATGATGTACCTCTCGCTGTCCTACGATCACCGTCTCATCGACGGTGCCGTGGCAGCTCGCTTCCTGTCGGGCATCAAGGCCCGCCTGGAGGAGGGTGACTTCGCCGGAGAGTTCTGA